One window of the Streptomyces sp. TS71-3 genome contains the following:
- a CDS encoding ATP-binding protein encodes MPLVPTPSSDPESLPYDAEWYFTRRPRSVGRARALLREEAAAWKLPEELTETAVLLLSELMTNAYRHAKVSPGREIRTRLYLSEETLRVEVADADRTLPRAHDSGPEDESGRGLELVAALAERWGAEHRACGIGKRVWFELRR; translated from the coding sequence ATGCCCCTGGTGCCGACGCCGTCCAGCGACCCGGAGTCCCTTCCCTACGACGCCGAGTGGTACTTCACCCGCCGTCCGCGCAGCGTCGGCAGAGCGCGCGCCCTGCTGCGGGAGGAGGCCGCCGCCTGGAAGCTCCCGGAGGAGCTGACGGAGACGGCCGTCCTGCTGCTCAGCGAGTTGATGACGAACGCGTACCGGCACGCGAAGGTCTCGCCGGGCCGGGAGATCCGCACCCGCCTCTACCTGAGCGAGGAGACCCTGCGGGTGGAGGTGGCCGACGCCGACCGCACCCTGCCGCGGGCGCACGACTCGGGCCCGGAGGACGAGTCCGGGCGGGGCCTGGAACTGGTGGCCGCGCTCGCGGAACGGTGGGGCGCCGAGCACCGTGCGTGCGGGATCGGCAAGCGGGTGTGGTTCGAGCTGAGGCGCTGA
- a CDS encoding helix-turn-helix transcriptional regulator, producing the protein MAKEPAQPPITWRYCGDQIKMWRAAANVTRGQLAEASNYDYETVKSMENGRRRPTRQLLVAADEMCGAGEKLVAALEYLKPEPFPQRSQQYMEYEAEAIALSSYEPLLIPGLLQTRAYAYALISESSPPLDEETVAERVSGRLKRQEALTKKPGVVFSFVVYEAALRTLVGGREVMNAQLDHLLEVGGLRNVSVRVLSFGRCGGVALNGPIALVETAEHDRYAYVEGPETGALYADAANVSALTQTHDMISRHALSVEESAVFIRKAAEEVRSSE; encoded by the coding sequence ATGGCCAAGGAGCCTGCTCAGCCGCCGATCACTTGGCGGTACTGCGGCGACCAGATCAAGATGTGGCGCGCGGCGGCGAACGTCACCAGAGGGCAGCTCGCGGAGGCGTCGAACTACGACTACGAGACCGTCAAGTCGATGGAGAACGGCCGACGACGGCCTACGCGGCAGTTGCTGGTGGCGGCGGACGAGATGTGCGGGGCGGGCGAGAAGTTGGTCGCCGCCCTGGAGTACCTGAAGCCGGAGCCGTTTCCGCAGCGGTCGCAGCAGTACATGGAGTACGAGGCGGAGGCGATTGCACTGTCCTCGTATGAGCCACTGCTCATCCCCGGGCTGTTGCAGACCAGGGCGTACGCGTACGCGTTGATCAGCGAAAGCAGTCCGCCGCTGGACGAGGAGACGGTGGCGGAGCGCGTTTCGGGGCGGTTGAAGCGGCAGGAGGCGTTGACGAAGAAGCCGGGCGTCGTGTTCAGCTTCGTGGTGTACGAGGCCGCCCTGCGCACTCTCGTCGGCGGGCGCGAGGTGATGAATGCGCAACTGGATCACCTGCTGGAAGTGGGAGGGCTGCGGAACGTGTCGGTCCGGGTGCTTTCCTTCGGCCGGTGCGGCGGGGTGGCGCTCAACGGACCCATCGCGCTTGTCGAGACGGCCGAGCACGATCGTTACGCGTACGTGGAGGGTCCGGAGACGGGCGCCCTCTACGCAGATGCAGCCAACGTCAGTGCGCTGACGCAGACGCATGACATGATCAGCAGGCATGCTCTGAGCGTTGAGGAGTCTGCGGTGTTCATCAGGAAAGCGGCGGAGGAGGTGAGATCTAGTGAGTGA
- a CDS encoding MerR family DNA-binding transcriptional regulator → MISMYRIGEFAERIGRSASTVRRWEREGRLTARRTTSGQPCRLYGLGKYKKTLKGELGGGR, encoded by the coding sequence ATGATCAGTATGTATCGGATCGGCGAGTTCGCGGAGCGTATCGGCCGTTCTGCTTCCACCGTTCGAAGGTGGGAGCGGGAGGGCCGGTTGACTGCGCGTCGAACTACGTCCGGTCAGCCCTGCCGCCTGTACGGGCTGGGGAAGTACAAGAAGACCCTGAAGGGCGAACTCGGTGGTGGCCGGTGA
- a CDS encoding DUF397 domain-containing protein produces MSDRLAWFKSSYSDSQGGNCLEAALDWHKSSYSDSQGGECLEVAPCPRTIHIRDSKLGQASPRLDIPSAAWADFLGHVRNVHTG; encoded by the coding sequence ATGAGCGATCGTCTCGCATGGTTCAAGTCCAGTTACAGCGACAGCCAGGGCGGCAACTGCCTCGAAGCCGCCCTGGACTGGCACAAGTCCAGTTACAGCGACAGCCAAGGCGGCGAATGCCTCGAAGTCGCCCCCTGCCCCCGCACCATCCACATCAGAGACTCCAAACTCGGCCAGGCGAGCCCCCGGCTCGACATACCCTCCGCCGCCTGGGCGGACTTCCTGGGCCACGTCCGGAACGTCCACACGGGCTGA
- a CDS encoding SRPBCC family protein, whose protein sequence is MRTRLSPGRERNAVEAAVAVRRPVRDVFDFYRDFRNLPRFLGDVMDVEVTDAGGTAPLRSRWTIQGPKGLSIHWTVEVTEERPEELISYETVSGPPGVRSRWDIHFSRGDEPDTTVVREVMGLPFGRVGRRALSLVGKPPGAEAEANLHRLKQLLETGEVTDTAHAVPGKFDRPGP, encoded by the coding sequence ATGCGTACGCGCCTGTCGCCGGGCCGGGAGAGGAACGCGGTCGAGGCCGCGGTCGCCGTCCGGCGTCCCGTCCGGGACGTCTTCGACTTCTACCGGGACTTCAGGAACCTGCCCCGCTTCCTGGGCGACGTGATGGACGTCGAGGTGACGGACGCCGGGGGGACGGCGCCCCTGAGGTCCCGGTGGACGATCCAGGGCCCGAAGGGCCTCAGCATCCACTGGACGGTCGAGGTGACCGAGGAGCGCCCGGAGGAGCTGATCAGCTACGAGACGGTCAGCGGACCGCCGGGTGTGCGGAGCCGGTGGGACATCCACTTCTCGCGGGGCGACGAGCCGGACACCACGGTGGTCCGCGAGGTGATGGGGCTGCCGTTCGGCAGGGTCGGCCGGAGAGCGCTGAGCCTGGTCGGAAAGCCTCCCGGCGCGGAGGCGGAGGCGAATCTGCACCGCCTGAAGCAGCTCCTGGAGACCGGCGAGGTCACCGACACGGCCCACGCGGTCCCGGGAAAGTTCGACCGCCCCGGTCCCTGA
- a CDS encoding zinc-binding alcohol dehydrogenase family protein, producing the protein MRAWVAPAARKGTIHRIELRVPTPEPDEYLVKVHACGVCRTDLHVRDGDLPAHLERVVPGHEAVGEVVLAGERTTMPAAGTRVGVPWLRRTDGTCRYCTRGQENLCPASVYTGWDVNGGYAEYVTVPAAYAYELPPGYTDEELTPQLCAGIIGYRALRRADLPEGGRLGIYGFGASAHLTAQVALAEGATVHVLTRSPDAQALALDLGATSARDAEDGPPEPLDAAILFAPVGTLVPTALEALDRGGTLSIAGIHLTDIPSLNYQRHLFQERTVRSVTANTRRDGRGFLATAAEHRLHATLTHYDFDDADRALDDLAAGRVNGAAVLRMPA; encoded by the coding sequence ATGCGGGCCTGGGTGGCCCCGGCCGCCCGCAAGGGCACGATCCACCGCATAGAGCTCAGGGTCCCCACCCCGGAACCGGACGAGTACCTCGTCAAGGTGCACGCCTGCGGCGTGTGCCGCACCGACCTGCACGTACGCGACGGCGACCTCCCCGCGCACCTGGAGCGCGTGGTACCGGGCCACGAGGCGGTCGGCGAGGTGGTGCTGGCCGGCGAGCGCACCACGATGCCGGCGGCCGGCACCCGCGTCGGCGTGCCGTGGCTGCGCAGGACCGACGGCACGTGCAGGTACTGCACCCGCGGCCAGGAGAACCTCTGCCCGGCGTCCGTCTACACCGGCTGGGACGTGAACGGCGGCTACGCCGAGTACGTCACCGTGCCCGCCGCCTACGCCTACGAACTGCCCCCCGGCTACACCGACGAGGAGCTGACACCCCAGCTCTGCGCGGGGATCATCGGCTACCGCGCGCTGCGCCGCGCCGACCTCCCCGAGGGCGGCAGGCTCGGCATCTACGGCTTCGGCGCGTCCGCGCACCTCACCGCGCAGGTCGCGCTGGCCGAGGGCGCGACGGTGCACGTGCTGACCCGGTCCCCGGACGCGCAGGCCCTCGCGCTGGACCTGGGCGCCACGTCCGCGCGCGACGCCGAGGACGGGCCGCCCGAGCCGCTGGACGCGGCGATCCTCTTCGCGCCGGTCGGCACCCTCGTCCCGACGGCCCTGGAGGCGCTGGACCGCGGCGGCACCCTGAGCATCGCCGGGATCCACCTCACGGACATCCCCTCGCTGAACTACCAGCGGCACCTGTTCCAGGAGCGGACGGTGCGCAGCGTCACCGCCAACACCCGCAGGGACGGCCGCGGCTTCCTCGCCACCGCCGCCGAGCACCGGCTGCACGCCACCCTGACGCACTACGACTTCGACGACGCCGACCGCGCCCTCGACGACCTCGCGGCGGGCCGCGTGAACGGCGCCGCGGTGCTGCGGATGCCCGCCTGA
- a CDS encoding LacI family DNA-binding transcriptional regulator: MLHVVREDEETGRVTLAQVAEQAGVSISTVSKVLNGRQDVSRPTRLKVERLLEEHAYRRTPRSAWEAPLIEIVFHELDSIWGMELIRGVEDVAKANHASVVLTESGTRHLPGPDWVGGVVQRRPIGVVLVFSSLPPAVKKQLKSRGIPFVIVDPAGDPETDVPSVGSANWSGGLAATRHLIECGHRRIAIITGPGDMLCSMARLDGYRSALSMAGLEADPALTAFGDFHVDGGYARAMELLQSPDRPTAVFAGSDLQALGVLEAARVLGLRVPHDLSVVGYDDVPLAQWSSPALTTVHQPLRKMAQEAAQMLLRLRAGQDTATRLELNTRLVVRHSTAPPADTEPRPAAAPPRNASASAPAAASPPDAGASPEPGSAAVADTAPPDA, encoded by the coding sequence ATGCTGCACGTCGTGCGTGAAGACGAGGAGACGGGGCGGGTCACCCTGGCGCAGGTCGCCGAGCAGGCGGGTGTCTCGATCTCGACGGTGTCGAAGGTGCTCAACGGCCGCCAGGACGTCTCCCGGCCGACCCGGCTCAAGGTCGAACGGCTGCTGGAGGAGCATGCCTACCGGCGTACGCCGCGCTCCGCGTGGGAGGCGCCCCTCATAGAGATCGTCTTCCACGAACTGGACAGCATCTGGGGCATGGAGCTGATCCGCGGCGTGGAGGACGTGGCCAAGGCGAACCACGCCAGCGTGGTGCTGACGGAGAGCGGGACCCGGCACCTGCCGGGTCCCGACTGGGTCGGGGGCGTGGTGCAGCGCCGCCCGATCGGCGTGGTGCTGGTCTTCTCGTCGCTGCCGCCCGCGGTCAAGAAGCAGCTCAAGTCCCGCGGCATCCCCTTCGTGATCGTCGACCCGGCGGGCGACCCCGAGACCGACGTGCCGTCGGTCGGCTCCGCCAACTGGTCCGGGGGCCTCGCCGCCACCCGCCACCTGATCGAGTGCGGGCACCGGCGGATCGCGATCATCACGGGACCGGGCGACATGCTCTGCTCCATGGCCCGCCTGGACGGCTACCGCTCGGCCCTGAGCATGGCCGGCCTGGAGGCCGACCCCGCCCTGACCGCCTTCGGCGACTTCCACGTGGACGGCGGCTACGCGCGCGCGATGGAACTGCTCCAGTCGCCCGACCGGCCTACCGCCGTCTTCGCCGGGAGCGACCTGCAAGCCCTCGGCGTCCTGGAGGCGGCGCGGGTGCTCGGCCTGCGCGTGCCGCACGACCTGTCGGTGGTCGGCTACGACGACGTTCCGCTGGCCCAGTGGTCGAGCCCGGCGCTGACCACCGTGCACCAGCCGCTGCGGAAGATGGCGCAGGAGGCGGCGCAGATGCTGCTGCGGCTGCGGGCCGGTCAGGACACGGCCACCCGCCTCGAACTCAACACCCGCCTGGTCGTCCGGCACAGCACGGCGCCACCGGCGGACACGGAGCCCCGGCCCGCGGCGGCCCCGCCGCGCAACGCCTCAGCGTCCGCCCCCGCGGCGGCCTCACCGCCCGACGCCGGGGCGTCCCCGGAACCGGGCTCCGCGGCCGTGGCGGACACCGCCCCGCCGGACGCCTGA
- a CDS encoding polysaccharide deacetylase family protein has product MRTSPARGTKRRGTLRAALVAALLTAAATVLSTAPSPAAPAAPDAQAGVWASCPNGYVGLTYDDGPNASSTTQLLNALKSGGAKATFFIWGQHAQQRPDLLRQEQAAGMWIGNHTWTHPHMTQIGEPNAYNEISQTQNIIQQTIGQRPTLFRPPYGETSTQLKNDERQLGITAEVLWNVDSQDWNGASTAQIVQAASTMRNGSIILMHDGGYQTTIQAVPQILSGLASRGLCPGKIVSGSNLQPVVTAP; this is encoded by the coding sequence ATGCGCACATCACCAGCCCGTGGCACCAAGCGCCGGGGAACGTTACGCGCGGCCCTCGTCGCCGCGCTGCTGACCGCGGCGGCCACCGTGCTGTCGACCGCTCCCTCGCCGGCCGCCCCCGCGGCGCCGGACGCGCAGGCCGGTGTCTGGGCCTCCTGCCCCAACGGGTACGTGGGACTGACCTACGACGACGGCCCCAACGCGTCGTCGACCACCCAGCTGCTGAACGCCCTGAAGTCGGGCGGCGCCAAGGCGACGTTCTTCATCTGGGGCCAGCACGCGCAGCAGCGCCCCGACCTGCTCAGGCAGGAGCAGGCGGCGGGCATGTGGATCGGGAACCACACCTGGACCCACCCCCACATGACCCAGATCGGCGAGCCGAACGCCTACAACGAGATCTCCCAGACCCAGAACATCATCCAGCAGACCATCGGCCAGCGGCCGACGCTGTTCCGCCCGCCGTACGGCGAGACCAGCACCCAGCTCAAGAACGACGAGCGGCAGCTCGGCATCACCGCCGAGGTGCTGTGGAACGTGGACAGCCAGGACTGGAACGGCGCCAGCACGGCCCAGATCGTGCAGGCCGCGTCCACGATGAGGAACGGCAGCATCATCCTCATGCACGACGGCGGCTACCAGACCACGATCCAGGCCGTCCCGCAGATCCTCAGCGGCCTCGCCTCCCGCGGCCTGTGCCCCGGCAAGATCGTCAGCGGCTCGAACCTCCAGCCGGTGGTGACGGCGCCGTGA
- a CDS encoding dienelactone hydrolase family protein codes for MQFTSERRLDDGVLERDFTLGEIPGTLWAPGSASASAPAPLILLGHPGGLRKMYPRLVGRARHSAAEGFATATIELPGSGDRPRSAAAEQARADLHRALEAGEPVGEEIVDRLVLPLVETAVPEWQAALDALLSLPGIGGPVGYSGGMISIGIRLAVVEPRIAAAVLFAGSYVPRALFEEARRVTIPLHVLLQWDDEGNDRQRALDLFDAFGSREKTLNANMGGHAGVPQSAGDAAAGFFTRHLG; via the coding sequence ATGCAGTTCACTTCCGAACGGCGCCTCGACGACGGCGTCCTCGAACGCGACTTCACCCTCGGCGAGATCCCCGGCACCCTGTGGGCGCCCGGATCCGCCTCCGCATCCGCACCGGCGCCGCTGATCCTGCTCGGCCACCCCGGCGGGCTGCGGAAGATGTACCCCCGGCTGGTGGGCCGGGCCCGGCACTCCGCGGCCGAGGGCTTCGCCACGGCCACCATCGAACTCCCCGGAAGCGGTGACCGGCCCCGTTCCGCCGCCGCCGAGCAGGCACGCGCCGACCTGCACCGGGCGCTGGAGGCCGGCGAGCCGGTCGGTGAGGAGATCGTGGACCGGCTCGTCCTGCCGCTGGTCGAAACGGCGGTCCCGGAGTGGCAGGCCGCCCTGGACGCCCTCCTCTCGCTGCCCGGGATCGGCGGCCCGGTCGGGTACTCGGGGGGAATGATCTCCATCGGGATCCGGCTGGCGGTGGTCGAGCCGCGCATCGCGGCCGCCGTCCTGTTCGCCGGGAGTTACGTGCCCCGCGCCCTGTTCGAGGAGGCCCGGCGGGTCACCATCCCGCTGCACGTCCTGCTCCAGTGGGACGACGAGGGGAACGACCGGCAGCGGGCCCTGGACCTGTTCGACGCCTTCGGCTCCAGGGAGAAGACGCTGAACGCCAATATGGGCGGGCACGCCGGGGTCCCGCAGTCCGCGGGGGACGCCGCGGCGGGGTTCTTCACCCGGCATCTGGGCTAG
- a CDS encoding IS4 family transposase — translation MARVGQVKSSVGERLSDRIAIGVLTRSFPPELVDEVIAEAGRGEQRNRLLPARVVVYFVLAMCLFFGQPYEEVARLLGEGLGDRKRSWRVPTTAAIGRARRRLGVQPLKMLFARVCCPVAVPQTAGAWYRRWRLVAVDGTTLDLADTADNDSFFGRPGSGRGTGAFPQARVVALAECGTHAVFGAAIGPLSVSEPVLSRQLFGELRAGMLLLADRGFYGFELWQAARATGADLLWRMRKSAALPVVQVLADGSYLSTIHAEPDRRSRRNPVVVRVIEYTLARTGDATVYRLLTTVLDPEQAPAKDLAALYTQRWEIETTLDEIKTHQRGPKLVLRSKYPWGVEQEIYGFLLVHHAIRQLIHRAATGHGLDPDRLSFTRSLRIVRRQVPAQAAFSPRQTRPGADPHPG, via the coding sequence GTGGCGAGGGTGGGGCAGGTCAAGTCGTCTGTGGGTGAGCGGTTGTCGGACCGGATCGCGATCGGGGTGTTGACGCGTTCGTTTCCGCCGGAGCTGGTGGATGAGGTGATCGCGGAGGCCGGGCGGGGCGAGCAGCGCAATCGGCTGCTGCCGGCCCGCGTGGTCGTGTACTTCGTGCTGGCGATGTGTCTGTTCTTCGGGCAGCCGTATGAAGAGGTCGCGCGGCTGCTGGGCGAGGGGCTGGGGGACCGGAAGCGGTCCTGGCGGGTACCGACGACTGCCGCGATCGGGCGGGCGCGTCGGCGCCTGGGCGTGCAGCCGTTGAAGATGCTGTTCGCGCGGGTGTGCTGTCCGGTGGCGGTGCCGCAGACGGCGGGTGCCTGGTATCGGCGGTGGCGCCTGGTGGCGGTGGACGGCACGACCCTGGACCTGGCGGACACCGCGGACAATGACAGCTTCTTCGGCCGCCCGGGTTCGGGGCGGGGGACGGGTGCATTCCCGCAGGCCAGGGTAGTGGCGCTGGCTGAGTGCGGGACGCACGCGGTGTTCGGCGCGGCCATCGGGCCGCTGTCGGTGAGCGAGCCGGTGCTGTCCCGGCAACTGTTCGGCGAGCTGCGGGCGGGGATGCTACTGCTGGCCGACCGGGGCTTTTACGGCTTCGAGTTGTGGCAGGCCGCCCGGGCCACGGGCGCGGACCTGCTGTGGCGGATGCGTAAAAGCGCGGCCCTGCCCGTGGTGCAGGTGCTGGCCGACGGCTCCTACCTCAGCACGATCCATGCCGAGCCGGACCGCAGGAGCCGCCGCAACCCGGTGGTGGTCCGGGTGATCGAGTACACCCTTGCCCGCACCGGCGATGCCACCGTCTACCGCCTGCTGACCACCGTGCTCGACCCTGAACAGGCACCGGCGAAGGACCTGGCCGCGCTTTACACCCAGCGGTGGGAGATCGAGACCACACTGGACGAGATCAAAACCCACCAGCGCGGCCCGAAGCTCGTCCTACGCTCGAAGTACCCGTGGGGCGTGGAGCAGGAGATCTACGGCTTCCTCCTGGTGCATCACGCCATCCGGCAGCTGATACACCGGGCCGCCACCGGCCACGGTCTTGATCCCGACCGGCTCTCCTTCACACGCTCCCTGCGGATCGTGCGCCGCCAGGTCCCAGCCCAGGCGGCGTTTTCCCCCCGGCAGACTCGCCCGGGCGCTGACCCGCACCCTGGCTGA
- a CDS encoding NlpC/P60 family protein: MASHRKAQSTSTFGGLRTPPALVPAVGVTTAALTSVALLASSAQAAPAKPRPSIEEVQKQVDGLYHQAGVATEKYNGAKEHADAQRKRVDDLLDQIAKGTEKLNTARQELGSFAAAQYRTGGISDTATLLLAEDPQQYFDDDHLMSRLTDRQKVAVDSFEKQQAATAKKRTEAAKNLTELTHSQATLRKTKEDVQKKLSTARTMLSKLTAEQKARLAAIERQKEEAAARKAKELAAQQAAAAEKQREQAGSSGSGSSSGSSSTSTMGAQAVAFAKAQLGKPYVWGATGPESFDCSGLVQAAWKTAGVSLPRTTWDQVKVGTTVSTTEARPGDLVFYFSDISHVGIYIGDGNVIDAPRPGKTVETIPMTYMPIYSVVRPG; this comes from the coding sequence GTGGCGTCGCACCGCAAAGCGCAGAGCACCAGCACCTTCGGGGGCCTGCGCACTCCCCCCGCCCTCGTTCCCGCCGTCGGTGTCACGACGGCCGCCCTGACGTCGGTGGCCCTGCTGGCGTCGAGCGCGCAGGCCGCGCCCGCGAAGCCCAGACCCTCCATCGAAGAGGTGCAGAAGCAGGTCGACGGCCTGTACCACCAGGCCGGTGTCGCCACCGAGAAGTACAACGGCGCCAAGGAGCACGCGGACGCCCAGCGCAAGCGCGTGGACGACCTCCTCGACCAGATCGCCAAGGGCACGGAGAAGCTGAACACCGCACGCCAGGAGCTCGGCTCGTTCGCGGCGGCCCAGTACCGCACCGGCGGCATCTCCGACACCGCCACCCTGCTGCTGGCCGAGGACCCCCAGCAGTACTTCGACGACGACCACCTGATGAGCCGGCTCACCGACCGGCAGAAGGTCGCCGTCGACAGCTTCGAGAAGCAGCAGGCCGCGACGGCGAAGAAGCGCACCGAGGCCGCCAAGAACCTGACGGAGCTGACGCATTCGCAGGCGACGCTCCGCAAGACCAAGGAAGACGTCCAGAAGAAGCTGAGCACCGCGCGGACCATGCTGTCGAAGCTGACCGCCGAGCAGAAGGCGCGCCTCGCGGCGATCGAGCGGCAGAAGGAGGAGGCCGCCGCCCGCAAGGCGAAGGAACTGGCCGCCCAGCAGGCCGCCGCCGCGGAGAAGCAGCGGGAGCAGGCCGGGAGCAGCGGCAGCGGATCGAGCAGCGGATCCAGCAGCACCTCGACGATGGGCGCCCAGGCGGTGGCGTTCGCCAAGGCCCAGCTCGGCAAGCCGTACGTGTGGGGGGCCACCGGACCCGAGTCGTTCGACTGCTCCGGCCTGGTGCAGGCGGCCTGGAAGACGGCCGGCGTCTCCCTGCCCCGCACCACCTGGGACCAGGTCAAGGTCGGCACGACCGTCTCCACCACCGAGGCCAGGCCGGGCGACCTGGTCTTCTACTTCTCCGACATCAGCCACGTCGGCATCTACATAGGCGACGGCAACGTCATCGACGCGCCGAGGCCCGGGAAGACCGTGGAGACGATCCCGATGACGTACATGCCGATCTACAGCGTGGTGCGGCCGGGCTAG